The Pieris napi chromosome 21, ilPieNapi1.2, whole genome shotgun sequence genome contains a region encoding:
- the LOC125060308 gene encoding nucleoporin Nup35, which yields MEPMALGSPTHSPSGSPNVGYLPPFLLGEINPPTTPRTNSLSPTKGRSLAFGSPTSPSQTSTPDQKVYRQSMLMHQQAIYNQQHVFSNIPSSPNVSFSTKPSGPPIEDLFDTIKSEPSINKSLFQDHSFVGYGNNNSFLQNSNVNNASLNNHSLTSQWQDGCQEIDEYWITVFGFPPNAANTVLARFSNCGAILDKQYPTQGNWAHIRYATRAEKERSLALNGRQILPGIMVGVVECKDPPRISAPSPGAFPERQSTQARSLCPTPMSQAPVPQRSSGLISKALDYVLSW from the exons ATGGAACCTATGGCTTTGGGTAGCCCCACACATTCTCCTTCAGGAAGTCCAAACGTGGGCTACTTGCCTCCTTTTTTGTTAGGTGAAATAAATCCCCCAACTACACCTCGAACGAACAGCTTATCACCAACAAAGGGAAGAAGTCTTGCTTTTG GTTCACCAACAAGTCCATCTCAGACTTCCACGCCCGATCAAAAAGTTTATCGTCAGAGTATGTTAATGCACCAACAAGCAATATATAATCAACAACACGTATTTTCAAACATTCCATCCTCACCCAATGTTTCATTCTCTACCAAACCAAGTGGACCTCCTATTGAAGACCTATTTGATACTATAAAGTCTGAACCGTCAATCAATAAGTCACTTTTTCAAGATCACAGCTTTGTTGGTTATGGTAACAACAATTCATTTCTACAGAACTCAAATGTAAATAATGCTTCATTAAATAATCATTCTTTGACGTCACAATGGCAAGATGGATGTCAAGAAATAGATGAATATTGGATCACAGTGTTTGGTTTTCCTCCAAATGCTGCAAATACTGTACTAGCCAGATTTAGCAATTGTGGAGCTATTTTAG ATAAGCAATACCCAACTCAGGGCAACTGGGCGCACATCAGGTATGCTACTAGAGCAGAGAAAGAGAGATCACTAGCTTTAAATGGGAGACAAATATTACCTGGTATCATGGTGGGAGTTGTTGAATGTAAAGATCCACCGAGGATAAGTGCTCCAAGCCCTGGTGCATTCCCAGAAAG ACAATCAACTCAAGCAAGATCTCTCTGTCCTACTCCAATGTCACAAGCCCCAGTGCCACAAAGGTCAAGTGGACTGATATCCAAAGCATTGGACTATGTTCTCAGTTGGTGA
- the LOC125060309 gene encoding glucose-induced degradation protein 8 homolog produces the protein MSFDTTTTNGNDKSERKYYDRTKSDDLQISRTDMNMLIMNYLVTEGFKEAALKFQQEAGLQEPALCSSLDERIMIREAVQGGRISEAIALVNALHPELLDNDRYLYFHLQQLQLLELIRAGRAEEALAFASATLAEAGANDRNALTELERSLALLAFPDPHASPFADLLLPSHSQKIASELNAAILKMENQEYTNPKLCSLLRMILWSQSELDKHNVKYPKMTDLANATIEQPK, from the exons ATGAGTTTTGATACTACAACCACCAATGGAAACGACAAATCCGAACGCAAATACTATGATCGCACAAAATCAGACGATTTGCAAATATCGAGGACAGATATGAATATGTTGATAATGAATTATTTGGTCACAG AGGGGTTTAAAGAAGCTGCTTTGAAGTTTCAACAAGAAGCAGGTCTGCAAGAGCCTGCCCTATGTAGCTCATTAGATGAGAGGATAATGATTAGAGAGGCAGTTCAAGGAGGTCGTATATCAGAAGCCATTGCTTTGGTTAATGCTTTACACCCAGAGCTGCTAGACAATGACCGCTATCTATATTTCCACTTACag cAACTGCAGCTTCTGGAACTGATTCGGGCAGGTCGAGCAGAAGAAGCTTTAGCATTTGCTAGTGCAACATTAGCTGAGGCTGGGGCAAATGACCGTAATGCTCTGACTGAACTTGAGCGGTCACTAGCTTTATTAGCATTCCCTGACCCTCATGCTTCTCCCTTTGCCGACTTACTGCTACCATCTCACAGCCAAAAA ATTGCCAGTGAATTAAATGCAGCAATTCTGAAAATGGAAAACCAAGAATACACAAATCCAAAATTATGCAGTCTTTTAAGAATGATTCTTTGGTCTCAAAGTGAACTGGACAAGCACAATGTTAAATATCCAAAAATGACAGACCTCGCTAATGCTACTATTGAACAAcctaaatga
- the LOC125060245 gene encoding akirin-like has protein sequence MACATLKRNLEWEAQPAKRRRCSPLAASSSTSPSTSVRVESKTGVFGETLSASVKMTPERMAQEIYDEIIRLHRRRQLRMVSGAAACSSSSGSEGDASPPHGSAHSEKGRTIKHRALFTFKQVRMICERMLREQEAALRAEYESALSTKLHEQYQAFVCFNLDQVQSRPPPATCMPLGMDAEHHMHQDLVPSYLS, from the exons atggcgTGTGCAACTCTTAAAAGGAACTTGGAGTGGGAAGCTCAGCCTGCTAAAAGGCGTAGATGTTCCCCTTTGGCTGCAAGCTCAAGTACAAGTCCTAGTACAAGTGTACGAGTTGAGTCTAAAACCGGAGTATTTGGAGAAACACTTAGTGCATCTGTGAAAATGACTCCag AGCGTATGGCGCAGGAGATTTACGATGAGATTATTCGCTTACATCGTCGTCGCCAACTGCGTATGGTATCTGGCGCTGCTGCCTGCTCAAGCTCCAGTGGCAGCGAGGGAGATGCTTCTCCACCACATGGATCTGCTCATTCCGAGAAGGGACGCACCATTAAACACAGAGCACTATTCACATTCAAACAA GTGCGTATGATTTGCGAGCGCATGCTCCGCGAGCAGGAGGCGGCTCTCCGCGCCGAGTACGAGTCTGCTCTGAGTACTAAGCTTCACGAGCAGTACCAGGCCTTTGTGTGCTTTAACCTGGATCAG GTGCAGAGCCGACCGCCGCCTGCCACGTGCATGCCGCTCGGGATGGACGCCGAACATCACATGCATCAAGATCTTGTGCCCAGCT atCTGTCCTAA